The Thalassophryne amazonica chromosome 8, fThaAma1.1, whole genome shotgun sequence genome includes a window with the following:
- the LOC117514909 gene encoding RNA polymerase II elongation factor ELL2-like yields MATLRQEHSYGLSGAQINKNTTNQSFYQIKLTDSAIWMLETYQNLKKGSSHNCLQVINFDLEGDDRDHLESKGHIQGKMTVCATEQSYQTMRESLSQMEKASRKRSAIEIERRPRKFGKVQRKQNLMPGSRSSSSSKRSHVLSPVALWPLRERLIHRLTLRPHKKSDLLLWLEREQADLEDMAELILVLEEVSNWNPAADCYCLKPELLTHVQRDWPGYKSEEKQLIDRLLSRKRPSHSDLSNDPNPKKQMTSSQPVPPQMPSHGVGTSRNPHSLALSSAYLHKGHTGEKVTSTLTSSTPLPDYVNKYSTITTLEQQQKCEEEFDADYHEYQVIHDRIATATEKFVQMSSELDTLPPGTEAYQRMQDDVLEKYRLYQKWFPGYQEDKKKCIFTINWRI; encoded by the exons ATGGCAACATTGCGGCAGGAGCATAGTTATGGGCTCTCTGGTGCTCAAATCAACAAAAACACCACCAACCAAAGTTTCTACCAGATTAAACTGACTGACAGTGCGATCTGGATGCTGGAAACATATCAGAACCTGAAG AAAGGCTCCTCCCATAACTGTCTACAGGTCATCAACTTTGACCTGGAAG GGGACGACAgggaccacctggagagcaaaggtcACATTCAGGGCAAGATGACCGTTTGTGCCACAGAACAGTCCTACCAGACTATGCGGGAATCCCTGTCTCAGATGGAGAAAGCCAGTCGGAAACGCTCAGCAATTGAGATCGAGAGGAGGCCAA GAAAGTTTGGAAAGGTCCAGAGGAAGCAGAATCTAATGCCAGGCTcacgcagcagcagcagtagcaagaggagccATGTTCTCAGCCCTGTGGCACTCTGGCCCTTGAGGGAACGGCTTATTCATCGGCTCACTTTAAGACCACACAAAAAATCTGATCTTCTGCTGTGGTTGGAGAGAGAGCAAGCCGATTTAGAGGACATGGCTGAGCTGATCTTGGTGTTGGAGGAG GTCAGCAATTGGAACCCAGCTGCTGACTGCTACTGTCTGAAGCCTGAGCTCCTCACACACGTCCAGAGAGACTGGCCTGGCTACAAGAGTGAGGAAAAGCAGCTCATTGACAGGCTCCTGAGTAG gaAACGCCCATCACACTCAGACCTGTCCAACGATCCTAACCCAAAAAAACAGATGACATCATCCCAGCCTGTGCCTCCACAGATGCCCTCTCATGGAGTTGGGACTTCTAGAAACCCCCACAGCTTGGCCCTGTCCTCTGCATACCTCCACAAAG GCCACACGGGAGAGAAAGTGACGTCTACTTTAACTTCATCGACTCCACTCCCCGACTATGTCAA CAAATACAGCACCATCACAACATTGGAGCAGCAGCAGAAATGTGAAGAGGAGTTTGATGCAGACTATCATGAATACCAAGTTATTCATGACCGCATCGCCACTGCCACAGAGAAgtttgtgcagatgagctctgaacTGGACACGCTGCCTCCTGGGACGGAAGCTTATCAG CGAATGCAGGACGATGTACTGGAAAAGTACAGACTCTATCAGAAA tGGTTTCCTGGATATCAAGAAGACAAGAAAAAATGTATCTTCACCATAAACTGGCGCATATGA